A section of the Methanoregula formicica SMSP genome encodes:
- the cofG gene encoding 7,8-didemethyl-8-hydroxy-5-deazariboflavin synthase CofG: protein MDRRTITFSRNAFLPLTTVCRNRCGYCCFRTPVQEGCIMAQAEVEKTLQNGAALGCTEALFTFGERPEEEPGFSAMLATHGYKTILDYCEAMCRKAIACGILPHTNAGILTYGEMERLRPVTASMGLMLETTAEIPAHATSKGKSPDVRLAMIEDAGRLKIPFTTGLLLGIGETMADREDSLFAIRDLHKRYGHIQEIIIQNFCPKPGTPLDKSPIPTTDEVCATIRMAKDILQPDIAVQIPPNLIDASLLIECGVDDLGGVSPLTIDYVNPEHPWPALDELRVIAGNARLVERLCIYQRFIDKGWFDPGMQPLINRLAHTIQARSSGL from the coding sequence ATGGATCGCCGCACGATCACCTTCTCAAGAAATGCTTTCCTTCCGCTCACGACCGTGTGCCGGAACCGGTGCGGGTACTGCTGTTTCCGCACACCTGTACAGGAAGGCTGCATCATGGCACAGGCAGAGGTGGAAAAGACCCTGCAGAACGGTGCTGCTCTCGGGTGCACCGAGGCACTCTTCACGTTTGGCGAACGGCCGGAGGAGGAGCCGGGCTTTTCCGCGATGCTCGCCACGCATGGTTATAAGACGATTCTTGATTACTGCGAGGCCATGTGCCGGAAAGCGATTGCATGCGGGATCCTCCCCCACACGAATGCCGGGATCCTGACGTATGGAGAGATGGAACGACTCCGGCCGGTCACCGCGAGCATGGGACTGATGCTCGAGACCACCGCGGAGATCCCCGCCCATGCAACCTCGAAGGGAAAGTCGCCTGATGTCCGGCTCGCCATGATAGAGGACGCGGGCAGACTGAAGATCCCTTTCACGACCGGGCTCCTTCTCGGGATCGGTGAGACCATGGCCGACCGCGAGGACTCGCTCTTTGCCATCCGCGATCTCCACAAGCGCTACGGCCATATCCAGGAGATCATCATCCAGAACTTCTGCCCGAAACCCGGGACGCCGCTTGACAAAAGCCCCATCCCCACCACGGACGAAGTCTGTGCAACCATCCGAATGGCAAAAGACATCCTCCAGCCCGATATCGCGGTCCAGATCCCGCCGAACCTGATCGACGCCAGCCTCCTGATAGAATGCGGGGTCGACGACCTCGGGGGAGTCTCCCCTCTGACCATCGATTACGTGAACCCCGAGCACCCATGGCCGGCACTCGATGAGCTCAGGGTTATTGCAGGAAATGCCCGGCTTGTCGAGCGGCTCTGCATCTATCAGCGGTTCATTGACAAGGGCTGGTTCGACCCCGGCATGCAACCCCTGATAAACCGGCTCGCACATACAATACAGGCAAGGAGCAGTGGATTGTGA
- a CDS encoding ABC1 kinase family protein: MVTRIVRYAQIVDILSKYGFGIGLEKLFPGRARFKLPGEDKAAEGTTIYERIRLALEELGPTFVKFGQIMSTRTELLPPEMIEQLKRLQDHAKPVPFSEVMAIIEENCPEWEDYFGDIEETPVASASIGQVHRAYLRDGTKVALKIQRPGIPEIIELDIGILQSMAERIETVLPETRVYNPKGMVDDFAHQIVKELDFTRDARNANRMSRNFQNFPGVRFPKIYWEYSKPHFLVMEFVEGVRIDDREAIREMGQDPHAIGVRGFHAYLKMIFEDGYFHGDPHPGNLLVTKEGDIVFLDFGIVGILRPEKRQNFINLLFALTTDNIELMIRSLEGFGIVIAEEDREALRDDLYIMMHDFSGGEGDGVSQLNFGLVVTELTEAMRRYRLKVPMNLMLLLKVFVMVLDIGVRLDPKFNFGKEVTPYLSKLADANTFSEGYMKRASMALLEGADALLDMPRNINLMLRRLSTGSFKLEIVENDIQKLQMALDRFSDKLLMGMVVASLVVGSSLVLQVSSVTLPTQISWIAIGGYTAAVLCGFYAIYHVIFLKFRMER, from the coding sequence ATGGTCACCCGTATCGTCCGGTACGCTCAGATCGTTGATATCCTGAGCAAGTATGGTTTTGGCATCGGCCTTGAGAAGCTCTTTCCCGGGCGGGCACGGTTCAAACTGCCCGGAGAAGACAAAGCGGCCGAAGGCACGACCATCTACGAACGGATACGGCTTGCCCTTGAGGAACTCGGCCCGACGTTTGTGAAGTTCGGGCAGATCATGAGCACAAGGACCGAACTGCTGCCGCCGGAGATGATCGAGCAGCTCAAGCGGCTGCAGGATCATGCGAAACCAGTGCCCTTCTCCGAGGTCATGGCTATCATCGAGGAGAACTGCCCCGAGTGGGAGGACTACTTCGGTGATATCGAGGAGACCCCCGTGGCATCTGCCTCCATCGGGCAGGTCCACCGGGCGTACCTCCGTGACGGGACCAAAGTCGCCCTGAAGATCCAGCGCCCGGGCATCCCGGAAATAATCGAGCTGGATATCGGGATCCTCCAGTCCATGGCCGAGCGGATCGAGACGGTCCTCCCTGAGACCCGGGTCTACAATCCCAAGGGAATGGTGGATGACTTCGCTCACCAGATCGTAAAAGAACTGGACTTCACGCGTGACGCACGGAACGCTAACCGGATGTCCCGGAACTTCCAGAACTTCCCGGGGGTCCGGTTCCCGAAGATCTACTGGGAGTATTCAAAGCCCCATTTTCTGGTCATGGAATTTGTCGAGGGAGTCCGGATCGACGACCGCGAGGCCATCAGAGAGATGGGCCAGGACCCTCATGCGATCGGTGTCCGCGGATTCCATGCATACCTCAAAATGATCTTTGAGGACGGGTACTTCCATGGCGACCCGCACCCGGGCAACCTGCTCGTGACAAAAGAGGGGGACATTGTCTTCCTGGACTTTGGGATCGTGGGTATCCTCCGGCCGGAGAAACGCCAGAACTTCATCAACCTCCTCTTTGCCCTGACAACGGACAACATCGAGCTGATGATCCGATCGCTTGAAGGCTTCGGGATCGTGATCGCCGAGGAGGATCGCGAAGCACTCCGCGATGATCTCTATATCATGATGCATGACTTCTCGGGAGGCGAAGGGGACGGCGTCTCGCAGCTGAACTTCGGGCTTGTTGTCACCGAGCTGACCGAAGCGATGCGAAGGTACCGGCTGAAGGTACCGATGAACCTGATGCTTCTTTTGAAGGTCTTTGTCATGGTCCTCGACATTGGCGTGCGGCTCGACCCGAAGTTCAACTTCGGTAAAGAAGTAACCCCCTACCTCTCCAAGCTTGCCGATGCAAACACATTCTCGGAAGGATATATGAAGCGTGCGTCCATGGCGCTCCTCGAGGGTGCCGATGCACTGCTCGACATGCCCCGGAACATCAACCTGATGCTCAGGAGGCTCTCGACCGGTTCGTTCAAGCTCGAGATCGTGGAGAACGATATCCAGAAACTCCAGATGGCCCTCGACCGGTTCAGCGACAAGCTCCTGATGGGGATGGTCGTGGCATCGCTTGTCGTCGGCTCCTCGCTCGTACTTCAGGTCTCGTCTGTCACGCTACCCACTCAAATCTCATGGATTGCCATTGGCGGGTATACGGCAGCAGTGCTCTGCGGGTTTTATGCGATCTACCACGTCATCTTCCTGAAGTTCCGGATGGAACGGTAG
- a CDS encoding diacylglycerol/polyprenol kinase family protein yields MQEFVRKLIHLIAGLLVAAMVYVAGQAAATAILATGLLVGIVLVDLLLRGYRIPLFSFLVGHLDRNDRLPGRGALTFAVSALAVVVLFPVAISVPAIVTVAVLDSVTTIAGLRFGKHRIYNGKSWEGTLSGIAVTAIVLLPLLTPAGAAAVAILAGIIELISPVDDNLVIPVAVSVLLAFMPAFLVVAV; encoded by the coding sequence ATGCAGGAGTTCGTCCGCAAACTCATCCACCTCATCGCCGGTCTCCTCGTTGCAGCAATGGTCTATGTCGCCGGGCAGGCAGCTGCGACCGCAATCCTCGCAACAGGACTCCTTGTTGGCATCGTGCTGGTGGACCTTCTCCTTCGCGGGTACCGCATCCCGCTCTTCTCGTTTCTGGTCGGGCACCTTGACCGCAACGACCGCCTTCCCGGCAGGGGGGCGCTCACCTTTGCCGTCAGCGCGCTCGCGGTAGTTGTTCTCTTTCCCGTCGCTATTTCGGTACCGGCAATCGTGACCGTCGCGGTGCTTGACAGCGTGACAACGATTGCGGGGCTGAGGTTCGGGAAACACCGTATCTACAATGGCAAGTCATGGGAGGGCACCCTTTCCGGCATTGCTGTCACAGCTATCGTCCTGCTCCCGCTCCTGACCCCAGCCGGGGCTGCCGCTGTTGCGATACTGGCAGGAATCATCGAACTCATCTCACCGGTCGATGACAATCTCGTCATCCCTGTGGCAGTCTCGGTCCTGCTGGCATTCATGCCGGCGTTCCTTGTCGTTGCGGTGTGA
- a CDS encoding GNAT family N-acetyltransferase, whose amino-acid sequence MNSFFIRQELPDDALGISEVHLQAFGQDRESRLVDALRNDGVVNPDLSFVAVHGERIIGHILFTPVQIVSGTVASPALALAPLGVHQDYQCRGIGAALIEDGLAECRRLGHHIVIVVGHPLYYPRFGFTAASDAGITAPFPCPDDAFMALPLKPGALDGIGGMVRYPAAFDAVGAHTS is encoded by the coding sequence ATGAATTCCTTTTTTATCCGGCAGGAACTCCCGGACGATGCCCTGGGTATATCAGAAGTCCACCTCCAGGCCTTCGGCCAGGACAGGGAATCGCGACTCGTCGATGCCCTTCGCAACGATGGTGTTGTCAACCCGGATCTCTCCTTCGTTGCCGTGCATGGAGAACGGATCATCGGGCATATCCTCTTCACCCCGGTCCAGATTGTATCCGGAACGGTCGCATCACCGGCCCTTGCCCTTGCCCCGCTCGGTGTCCACCAGGACTACCAGTGCCGGGGGATAGGGGCAGCCCTCATCGAGGATGGATTGGCGGAGTGCCGGCGTCTTGGCCATCATATCGTGATCGTGGTCGGCCATCCTTTGTATTATCCCCGGTTCGGGTTCACGGCTGCAAGTGACGCCGGGATCACTGCACCGTTCCCCTGCCCGGATGATGCATTCATGGCACTCCCCTTAAAGCCCGGAGCACTCGATGGAATCGGGGGAATGGTCCGGTACCCGGCTGCGTTCGACGCGGTCGGGGCCCATACCTCGTAG
- a CDS encoding ferredoxin-thioredoxin reductase catalytic domain-containing protein yields MDTMTDISPEEADMLKWAQGYAQKHGWSLNKDEKQLGTVIRGLVRNKTKFGHPYCPCRLRSGDEEKDRAIECPCVHHKEEVASLGHCHCNLYFKEPQ; encoded by the coding sequence ATGGATACCATGACAGATATTTCACCGGAAGAAGCGGATATGCTCAAGTGGGCTCAGGGGTATGCCCAGAAGCACGGATGGAGCCTCAACAAGGACGAGAAACAACTCGGTACGGTAATACGCGGGCTCGTTCGGAACAAGACAAAGTTCGGGCACCCCTACTGCCCCTGCCGGCTCCGGAGCGGCGACGAGGAGAAAGACCGGGCAATCGAATGCCCGTGCGTCCATCACAAGGAAGAAGTGGCAAGCCTGGGCCACTGCCACTGCAACCTTTATTTCAAAGAGCCCCAATAG
- a CDS encoding sensor histidine kinase: MADRDLQMSPFEVHVKEGDARGDGDRTASLPDECAALRAENEFLKKKLHLVGSVTRHDVLNQMTAIVGYNELLEMIVTDEKQKSYIEREKFAVDKIRRLFQFAKDYQNLAVEPPRWQGLDNVIHRAMEIFDNPAIQVTVSIGRIAVFADSFLDKAIFQFLDNAARYGGPVTEVRITFQDRGTHAEVTIEDNGCGIPAADKDRIFERGYGKGTGWGLFLAREILAMTSISVTESGEPGKGARFVITLPKGTYREGGEAPPLTVR; the protein is encoded by the coding sequence ATGGCGGACCGGGACCTGCAGATGTCACCATTCGAAGTCCATGTCAAGGAGGGAGATGCGAGGGGCGACGGTGACCGTACCGCGTCACTCCCTGATGAGTGTGCTGCCCTCAGGGCCGAGAACGAGTTTTTGAAAAAGAAGCTCCATCTTGTCGGCAGTGTCACCCGGCATGATGTCCTCAACCAGATGACCGCGATTGTCGGGTACAATGAACTGCTCGAGATGATTGTCACCGATGAGAAACAGAAGTCCTACATCGAGCGCGAGAAGTTCGCGGTTGACAAGATCCGGCGTCTCTTCCAGTTTGCCAAGGATTACCAGAACCTTGCGGTGGAACCCCCCCGCTGGCAGGGGCTTGACAATGTGATCCACCGTGCCATGGAAATTTTTGACAATCCTGCAATTCAGGTCACCGTTTCTATTGGCCGGATTGCGGTGTTTGCCGACAGTTTCCTGGATAAGGCGATCTTCCAGTTCCTTGACAATGCTGCCCGGTACGGGGGACCCGTGACAGAGGTACGGATTACGTTTCAGGACCGTGGCACCCACGCAGAGGTGACCATCGAAGACAACGGGTGTGGCATCCCTGCTGCGGACAAGGACCGGATCTTTGAACGGGGCTATGGCAAAGGGACCGGATGGGGCCTCTTTTTAGCCCGGGAAATCCTTGCAATGACCAGCATATCGGTAACAGAGAGCGGGGAGCCGGGGAAAGGCGCCCGGTTTGTCATCACGCTCCCCAAAGGCACGTACCGCGAAGGGGGAGAGGCACCCCCGCTTACGGTCCGGTAG
- the purC gene encoding phosphoribosylaminoimidazolesuccinocarboxamide synthase, whose amino-acid sequence MKQKGLLYTGKAKSVYRTDTKGQLIVEFRDDITAFDGGKKDKLKNKGSYNAEASAFIFQYLEKNGVKTHFLEMIDPRRMLVRELSMIPLEVIVRNVAAGSIVRNYPFKEGARLNPPVIVIDFKDDSRHDPMLNDDLIIALKLATQKELAAIKKAALKINALLVKLMAAQEITLVDFKIEFGRAGKTIYLGDEISMDSMRLWDKKTKESLDKDVYRFDKGDVMATYNRVVKRITKTAAPKKAAAGKLKTAVKKPVKKSPIKKK is encoded by the coding sequence GTGAAACAGAAGGGCCTCCTCTATACCGGAAAGGCAAAATCCGTATACCGGACAGACACGAAAGGACAGCTGATCGTGGAGTTCCGCGACGACATCACCGCGTTCGATGGCGGGAAGAAGGACAAACTGAAGAACAAGGGCAGCTACAATGCAGAGGCGTCAGCTTTTATCTTCCAGTACCTGGAAAAGAACGGCGTGAAAACCCACTTCCTGGAAATGATCGACCCGCGCCGGATGCTGGTGCGGGAACTATCCATGATCCCTCTTGAAGTGATCGTAAGGAACGTTGCTGCAGGCTCCATTGTGCGCAATTACCCGTTCAAGGAGGGGGCAAGACTCAATCCCCCCGTGATCGTCATCGATTTCAAGGACGACTCACGGCATGACCCGATGCTCAACGACGACCTGATCATTGCCCTGAAGCTGGCAACACAAAAGGAGCTGGCAGCCATCAAGAAAGCAGCCCTGAAGATCAATGCCCTTCTCGTAAAACTGATGGCAGCGCAGGAGATCACGCTCGTGGACTTCAAGATCGAATTCGGCCGTGCAGGAAAGACGATCTATCTTGGCGACGAGATCAGCATGGACTCGATGCGCCTGTGGGACAAGAAGACGAAAGAATCGCTCGACAAGGACGTGTACCGGTTCGACAAGGGGGACGTGATGGCTACCTACAACCGCGTTGTGAAACGGATCACGAAGACTGCAGCTCCGAAGAAAGCAGCTGCAGGAAAACTGAAGACCGCGGTGAAGAAGCCGGTTAAGAAAAGCCCAATAAAAAAGAAGTGA
- a CDS encoding DNA methyltransferase — MTPGVPLPAGMDLADYLHDVVLHAGPSMQEEPVSFAGTVVKKFTGEFWTSRQRQGGSLHEISYRACFKPQLPRFFISLLTKKGDVVYDPFSGRGTTVIEAALMGRSVVANDINPLSRVMTEPRFFPPELEQVEKRLTLIQKEGCSADIDLSMFYHPATEQEIAALREYLLARKEAHRDDMLDRWIAMVATNRLTGHSKGFFSVYTLPPNQAVSPASQEKINKKRRQAPEYRDTRQLILTKTKSLLRTLTGEERRNLARAGKSARLLSEDARCTKEIPDESVDLTVTSPPFLDIVQYREDNWLRCWFNGLDEQAIGKRITMARTLDGWSSIMGQVFGELYRITTPGGYVAFEVGEVRKRTVRLEEQVVPLGIHAGFTCDCILINQQVFTKTSNIWGVENNACGTNTNRIVVFRKS, encoded by the coding sequence ATGACGCCCGGGGTACCCCTTCCCGCCGGCATGGATCTGGCGGATTATCTGCACGACGTAGTACTGCACGCAGGCCCGTCCATGCAGGAGGAGCCTGTATCCTTTGCCGGAACGGTGGTGAAAAAATTTACCGGGGAGTTCTGGACCTCCCGGCAGCGGCAGGGAGGATCTCTCCACGAAATATCATACCGTGCATGCTTCAAGCCGCAACTGCCACGGTTCTTCATCTCGCTTTTGACAAAGAAAGGAGATGTTGTCTACGATCCCTTCAGCGGCAGGGGGACGACCGTCATCGAAGCTGCGCTCATGGGAAGGAGCGTGGTGGCAAACGATATCAATCCGCTCTCCCGGGTAATGACCGAGCCCCGTTTCTTCCCTCCGGAACTCGAACAGGTGGAGAAGCGGCTCACGCTGATCCAAAAGGAGGGGTGCAGCGCGGATATCGATCTCTCGATGTTCTATCATCCCGCAACAGAACAGGAGATCGCTGCCCTCAGGGAATACCTTCTGGCGAGAAAGGAAGCCCACCGTGACGACATGCTTGACCGCTGGATTGCAATGGTTGCGACCAACCGTCTCACGGGCCACTCGAAAGGGTTCTTCTCGGTCTATACGCTCCCGCCAAACCAGGCAGTCTCTCCGGCGAGCCAGGAGAAGATCAACAAAAAGCGCCGCCAGGCACCGGAATACCGCGATACCCGGCAGCTTATTCTCACCAAGACAAAAAGCCTGCTCAGGACGCTTACCGGAGAGGAGAGAAGGAACCTTGCACGGGCGGGAAAGAGTGCCCGGCTGCTCTCGGAAGATGCCCGCTGCACAAAAGAGATCCCTGATGAGTCTGTGGACCTGACAGTAACGTCGCCCCCGTTCCTTGATATTGTCCAGTACCGGGAAGACAACTGGCTCCGCTGCTGGTTCAACGGTCTTGACGAGCAGGCCATCGGGAAACGGATCACCATGGCACGGACTCTTGACGGCTGGTCGTCCATCATGGGGCAGGTCTTCGGTGAATTATACCGTATCACAACACCGGGCGGGTACGTTGCTTTCGAAGTCGGGGAGGTGCGCAAGCGGACTGTCCGGCTCGAAGAGCAGGTTGTCCCCCTCGGGATTCACGCCGGGTTCACCTGTGATTGCATCCTGATCAACCAGCAGGTCTTTACGAAGACCTCCAATATCTGGGGTGTTGAGAATAATGCCTGTGGCACGAACACCAACCGCATTGTTGTATTCCGGAAATCCTGA
- a CDS encoding M48 family metallopeptidase has protein sequence MQTPEIPVEKIVRSRRKTIALEVTPQATLVVRAPHRVPQAYIDRMILEKSTWIKKKMAEMRARPQAPVRLYEEGEVFWFLGRAYPLHYTDDPVGAIVRTDRLEVSRTLRPDIRNALQRWYVEEAKKEIAARCMYFSMMTGYSPTSLRITNAKGRWGSCTYKGGLNFSWRLVQAPLSIVDYVIVHELVHLRQHDHSKKFWAKVEALMPDYQRRREWLRENERLLRI, from the coding sequence ATGCAAACTCCCGAAATTCCCGTTGAGAAGATCGTCCGTTCGCGCCGGAAGACGATTGCGCTGGAGGTGACCCCTCAGGCAACCCTCGTCGTGCGTGCACCGCACCGGGTGCCGCAGGCATACATCGATCGCATGATCCTTGAGAAGAGCACATGGATCAAAAAGAAGATGGCCGAGATGCGGGCACGGCCGCAGGCTCCGGTGCGGCTGTATGAAGAGGGGGAGGTCTTCTGGTTCCTCGGCCGTGCGTATCCGCTGCACTATACGGACGATCCCGTCGGTGCGATCGTGCGCACCGACAGGCTTGAGGTCTCCCGAACCCTCCGTCCCGATATCCGGAATGCCCTGCAGCGCTGGTACGTGGAGGAGGCCAAAAAGGAGATTGCTGCCCGCTGCATGTACTTCTCGATGATGACCGGCTACTCTCCCACCTCGCTCCGCATCACCAATGCAAAAGGGCGGTGGGGTTCCTGCACGTACAAGGGCGGGCTCAACTTCAGCTGGCGCCTTGTCCAGGCCCCGCTTTCGATCGTGGACTATGTCATCGTCCACGAGCTCGTCCACCTCCGTCAGCACGACCATTCAAAAAAGTTCTGGGCAAAGGTCGAAGCGCTCATGCCTGATTATCAGCGGCGGCGGGAGTGGTTGCGGGAGAACGAGCGGCTGCTCAGGATTTGA
- a CDS encoding GyrI-like domain-containing protein, with protein sequence MDGQHYTLRRLPARTVVGIARRTSNADAAGTIPGCWQAFLMNNGPARISHRVNPPVMYAVYSEYEKDWTGTYSYLLGCGVTRADKVPEGMEVRHIPAQTYAVFTAKGKMPDEIVGVWANVWSSDLPRTYTFDFEVYDKRFTRPVAKEADVYVAVNPDRLKETS encoded by the coding sequence ATGGACGGACAACACTATACCCTGCGGAGACTGCCCGCCCGCACCGTGGTCGGTATTGCCCGGCGCACATCGAACGCAGATGCGGCAGGCACCATCCCGGGCTGCTGGCAGGCATTCCTCATGAACAACGGGCCGGCACGGATTTCCCACCGGGTGAATCCCCCGGTCATGTATGCGGTCTACTCGGAATACGAGAAGGACTGGACCGGGACGTACTCGTACCTGCTCGGGTGCGGCGTGACCCGTGCTGATAAGGTGCCGGAAGGCATGGAAGTCCGCCATATCCCTGCCCAGACCTATGCGGTCTTCACGGCGAAAGGCAAAATGCCGGACGAGATCGTGGGCGTCTGGGCGAATGTCTGGTCGTCGGATCTCCCGCGGACCTACACGTTCGACTTCGAGGTGTATGACAAGCGGTTCACGCGCCCGGTGGCAAAGGAGGCAGACGTGTACGTGGCCGTGAACCCGGATCGGCTGAAAGAGACTTCCTGA
- a CDS encoding ABC transporter ATP-binding protein, whose product MIQISDLTKIYRMGTVEVRALDGVTLDIAKGEFVGIMGASGSGKTTLLHMLGLLDDPTKGKINIEGTDVLALSDYEKTMFRLYKLGYVFQDYALVPDLTVMENVSLPAMLRKDRSEEQIRKDSDFVLERIGLLDRCDHLPRELSGGQQQRVSIARAIVNKPDILFADEPCANLDTENSRMVLDLFHDINEEMKQTIVMVSHEDWHKEYFHRIVRLKDGKVVSDGTNPSAH is encoded by the coding sequence ATGATCCAGATATCCGACCTGACGAAAATTTACCGGATGGGGACTGTCGAAGTACGGGCGCTCGATGGTGTCACGCTCGACATCGCAAAGGGGGAGTTTGTCGGCATCATGGGAGCGAGCGGGAGCGGCAAGACCACCCTCCTGCACATGCTCGGCCTCCTGGACGATCCCACCAAAGGGAAGATCAATATCGAGGGTACCGACGTGCTTGCGCTCTCGGACTACGAGAAGACGATGTTCCGGCTGTACAAGCTCGGGTACGTCTTCCAGGACTATGCCCTGGTCCCTGACCTGACCGTGATGGAGAACGTCTCCCTGCCGGCAATGCTCCGGAAGGACCGGAGCGAGGAGCAGATCAGGAAGGACAGCGACTTCGTTCTGGAGAGGATCGGGCTTCTCGACCGGTGTGACCACCTCCCCCGCGAACTCTCGGGAGGCCAGCAGCAGCGGGTCTCGATTGCCCGTGCTATCGTGAACAAACCCGACATCCTGTTTGCCGACGAACCGTGCGCGAACCTCGACACCGAGAACTCGCGGATGGTGCTCGACCTCTTCCATGACATCAACGAAGAGATGAAGCAGACCATCGTGATGGTCTCCCACGAGGACTGGCACAAGGAGTACTTCCACCGGATCGTCCGGCTCAAGGACGGGAAGGTCGTGAGCGACGGGACCAATCCGTCAGCACACTAG
- a CDS encoding ABC transporter permease yields MGKKELRVAFLLALRSLQRGSRSSVLLTILIIGMCFTNMIFLPGLFNGIGQSITKQVVDYEIGNVLVSPKSGERYISDMDATLDLINGMPGVERATPHFSKGATLTYRKRVLGATVRAIRPNDEKLISPLYTKMVAGSYLGDADTGEVIIGKPLAGDASVKEEDEFQASLGGVRVGDSITMDYGNGYVKDYRVKGIFYTGWYQSDTAVYVSYTDMALADPRAADNAEYITVKIKPGYSEKFVKDELQQYGVSEKVQTTADLLEKSMGRALQSFAIINMVSLIVGIIITTVVLFIVITIKTINSRRQIGILKAIGVDKEVIMHNYGFQVVIMSVLGILFGLVLTLLMAAYLAAHPIVTPEWSATLYLTPWDLVQNSLILFAASLVAGYVPAYQVSREDIQSAMRA; encoded by the coding sequence ATGGGAAAGAAAGAGTTGAGGGTCGCCTTCCTGCTCGCCCTGCGGTCACTCCAGCGGGGCAGCAGGTCGAGCGTGCTGCTTACCATCCTGATCATCGGGATGTGCTTCACCAACATGATCTTCCTGCCCGGCCTCTTCAACGGGATCGGGCAGAGCATCACGAAGCAGGTCGTGGACTACGAGATTGGAAACGTGCTCGTCAGCCCCAAGTCCGGCGAACGGTACATCTCCGACATGGACGCAACCCTCGACCTCATCAACGGCATGCCTGGCGTGGAGCGGGCCACACCGCATTTCAGCAAGGGGGCTACCCTGACGTACCGCAAACGGGTGCTCGGCGCCACGGTGCGGGCGATCCGGCCCAATGACGAGAAGCTCATCTCACCCCTGTACACCAAAATGGTTGCCGGCAGTTACCTCGGCGATGCGGATACCGGTGAGGTGATCATCGGCAAACCGCTTGCCGGTGATGCGTCGGTGAAGGAGGAGGACGAGTTCCAGGCCTCGCTTGGCGGGGTCCGGGTCGGTGACTCGATCACGATGGATTACGGTAACGGGTACGTGAAGGACTACCGGGTGAAGGGGATCTTCTACACCGGCTGGTACCAGTCGGACACCGCTGTTTACGTGAGTTATACGGATATGGCGCTTGCGGACCCGCGGGCTGCTGACAATGCGGAGTATATCACGGTCAAGATCAAGCCCGGGTATTCCGAGAAGTTCGTAAAAGACGAGCTCCAGCAGTACGGTGTCTCTGAAAAAGTCCAGACAACCGCCGACCTGCTCGAAAAGAGCATGGGGCGGGCGCTCCAGAGCTTCGCCATCATCAACATGGTCTCGCTCATCGTGGGCATCATTATCACCACGGTGGTGCTCTTCATCGTGATCACAATCAAGACCATCAACAGCCGTCGGCAGATCGGGATCCTCAAAGCAATCGGGGTGGACAAGGAGGTCATCATGCACAACTACGGGTTCCAGGTGGTCATCATGTCGGTGCTCGGGATCCTGTTCGGTCTCGTGCTCACGCTCCTGATGGCAGCGTACCTCGCGGCACATCCCATTGTCACGCCCGAGTGGTCGGCGACCCTGTACCTGACACCCTGGGACCTGGTCCAGAACTCCCTGATCCTCTTTGCCGCATCGCTCGTTGCGGGATATGTGCCTGCGTACCAGGTATCGCGCGAAGACATCCAGTCCGCCATGAGGGCCTGA
- a CDS encoding DNA-deoxyinosine glycosylase, with protein sequence MPCSGLLPVSSPNPRVLILGSFPSVLSLERQEYYGNPKNQFWAVMELLFSVPSSLPYPERIALLTTCGIALWDVVASCERPGSADSRIRKLVPNNIAGFVQKHPSILMVALNGSTAGRLYHRWCEVPNLPCVALPSTSPAYAAMPFPEKVLAWEVLKKDI encoded by the coding sequence ATGCCCTGTTCCGGCCTCCTTCCCGTCTCATCCCCCAACCCCCGCGTCCTTATTCTCGGGAGCTTTCCCAGCGTCCTCTCACTTGAGCGTCAGGAATACTACGGCAACCCAAAGAACCAGTTCTGGGCGGTCATGGAACTGCTCTTTTCCGTCCCATCATCGCTTCCCTATCCGGAGCGGATAGCACTTCTGACCACGTGCGGTATTGCGCTCTGGGACGTTGTCGCATCCTGCGAGCGGCCTGGCAGTGCCGATAGCCGGATCAGAAAGCTGGTTCCCAACAACATTGCTGGGTTTGTCCAAAAACACCCGTCAATTCTGATGGTTGCGCTGAACGGGAGTACTGCCGGCCGGCTCTACCACCGGTGGTGTGAAGTACCGAACCTGCCCTGCGTGGCGCTGCCTTCAACGAGCCCCGCTTATGCTGCAATGCCATTCCCTGAAAAAGTCCTTGCCTGGGAAGTCCTGAAAAAAGATATCTGA